Proteins co-encoded in one Amaranthus tricolor cultivar Red isolate AtriRed21 chromosome 7, ASM2621246v1, whole genome shotgun sequence genomic window:
- the LOC130817976 gene encoding auxilin-related protein 2-like isoform X2, producing the protein MNDFQGLLSSDYGFKPQGKAAPMASSKSTSISSNSKSNSTFNFEIGGTKSSSSSSSSSFIDDHETPFRSNRKTNSNDFADLGDVFFSKKVDNNNNSSKVNNSVNFDSIFGGDGGGGGGGDSGPRFSSLPVFDKPVCDDDISSSMTYDDIFSSSTTRKGDAFDDLLGGLGNKEQQSLRSVGTGSVSKGNEKGNIPSFDDLLPGFGSGSATSSSRSGRKTAENSSRGVFDDLDPLGGFGNSGPTFSAETKVEEKNTNAFGTESTVYGRKTSVGDDASQKSSVRSPEIGFEKKMPAENQAEPSIFEMPSVRAETSWSTPHVSFPVHSNASFMESNSHGYVSPSSEENVGSSEDIWLTVSEVPLFTQPAATPPPSRPPPPRPARFSRGESGSFPASNVHKKVNEYSTYPGSVSNIQSPKSTPSGAKGSFASPIDELEEFAMGVKQSDVDASSNVRSSEDYASSSVAAASAAAMKQAMERAEAKFRHAKGVRERENAKASRSRESMHVEKEETPAFKASEREFKENQERLERERKQKEREEEERRQREEEEKRRVAKESEEKEREKRRIERERELARQAVERVAKEARERAAIEARSRAERVAVQRAQAEARERAEKAAVQRAQAEARERAAAGAKERAEKAASEAREKAKAEAREREAREKEAREREAREKEARERAASAVRLNQQNNENDLESSFNMGRASSAPRPRAASSDPFETQFQSKPAPQTTRTSVNSSSSMRKASSSTNIVDDLSSIFGGPSSPSDFQEVEGETEERRRARMERHQRTQERAQKALAEKNARDLEAQREQSERHRIAETLDAEIKRWAAGKEGNLRALLSTLQYVLWSECGWQPVSLTDLITGAAVKKVYRKATLCIHPDKVQQKGATLQQKYVAEKVFDLLKEAWNKLNSEELF; encoded by the exons atgaACGATTTTCAAGGTTTATTGTCCAGCGATTATGGCTTTAAACCTCAAGGTAAAGCTGCTCCAATGGCATCTTCTAAATCGACTTCTATttcttcaaattcaaagtcaaatTCAACATTTAATTTCGAGATCGGAGGTACCAAatcgtcttcttcttcttcttcttcttcttttatcGATGATCATGAAACCCCATTTCGTTCTAATCGCAAAACGAATTCAAATGATTTTGCCGATTTAGGTGatgttttttttagtaaaaaggttgataataataataattcttcaAAGGTTAATAATTCGGTGAATTTTGACTCCATTTTTggtggtgatggaggtggtggtGGAGGAGGTGATTCTGGGCCGAGGTTTTCGTCATTGCCTGTTTTTGATAAGCCGGTTTGTGATGATGATATTTCGAGCTCCATGACGTATGATGATATATTTTCCTCTTCCACTACAAGGAAGGGGGATGCATTTGATGATCTTTTAGGAGGGTTAGGGAATAAGGAGCAGCAGTCGTTGAGGTCAGTAGGGACAGGTTCGGTGTCGAAGGGGAATGAAAAGGGTAATATTCCTAGTTTTGATGATTTGTTGCCAGGCTTTGGTAGTGGAAGTGCCACTTCTTCTAGCAG GTCTGGGAGAAAAACAGCTGAAAATTCAAGTAGGGGAGTCTTTGATGATTTGGATCCCCTTGGTGGCTTTGGAAATTCTGGGCCTACATTTTCAGCTGAGACCAAGGTGGAAGAAAAGAATACAAATGCTTTTGGGACAGAATCCACAGTTTATGGAAGAAAAACTTCAGTTGGTGATGATGCAAGCCAAAAGTCTTCTGTAAGAAGCCCTGAAATAGGTTTTGAGAAAAAGATGCCGGCTGAGAATCAAGCAGAACCCAGTATCTTTGAGATGCCTTCAGTGCGTGCAGAAACTAGTTGGTCTACACCACATGTTTCGTTCCCTGTTCATAGCAATGCTAGCTTTATGGAGTCAAACTCTCATGGGTATGTCTCTCCTAGTTCTGAGGAAAATGTGGGATCATCCGAGGATATATGGCTCACTGTATCAGAAGTTCCTCTCTTTACACAACCTGCAGCTACTCCACCTCCTTCAAGACCACCACCTCCAAGACCAGCTCGTTTTTCTAGAGGGGAATCTGGTTCTTTTCCTGCTTCAAATGTGCACAAAAAAGTTAATGAGTATTCTACATATCCTGGTTCTGTATCAAATATCCAGTCTCCAAAATCAACTCCTTCTGGGGCAAAAGGATCTTTTGCTTCTCCCATTGATGAGCTGGAGGAATTTGCTATGGGAGTGAAGCAAAGTGATGTGGATGCAAGCTCAAATGTCCGATCCAGTGAAGATTATGCCTCCAGTTCTGTCGCAGCTGCATCTGCTGCAGCCATGAAGCAAGCCATGGAAAGAGCCGAAGCTAAATTTAGGCATGCAAAGGGAGTAAGAGAGAGAGAAAATGCAAAGGCCTCTAGGAGCAGGGAATCTATGCATGTTGAAAAGGAGGAGACTCCTGCATTCAAGGCTTCTGAGAGAGAATTTAAGGAAAATCAAGAACGGCTAGAACGTGAACGGAAACAAAAGGAAAGGGAAGAGGAAGAAAGAAGACAAAGGGAGGAAGAGGAGAAAAGGCGTGTTGCGAAAGAGTCGGAGGaaaaagagagagagaagaGGAGAATTGAGAGGGAAAGGGAGCTCGCCAGGCAGGCTGTTGAAAGGGTTGCAAAGGAAGCACGTGAAAGAGCAGCTATTGAAGCTCGTAGCAGGGCTGAAAGGGTCGCTGTTCAGCGAGCACAAGCTGAAGCCCGAGAACGTGCTGAAAAGGCTGCAGTACAGAGGGCACAGGCTGAGGCACGAGAGAGGGCGGCTGCTGGGGCTAAGGAAAGAGCTGAAAAGGCTGCTTCTGAAGCAAGGGAAAAGGCGAAAGCTGAAGCGCGTGAGAGGGAAGCCAGGGAGAAAGAAGCACGTGAGAGAGAAGCCCGGGAGAAAGAAGCTCGTGAGAGAGCTGCCTCTGCGGTGAGATTAAATCAAcagaacaatgaaaatgatCTTGAATCATCCTTTAACATGGGCCGAGCCAGCAGTGCACCAAGGCCTAGGGCTGCTTCATCG GATCCATTTGAAACTCAGTTTCAGAGTAAACCAGCTCCTCAAACAACCAGAACCTCTGTTAATTCCTCCTCCAGCATGAGAAAAGCATCTTCTTCAACAAATATTGTAGACGATCTAAGTTCAATATTTGGAG GTCCCTCATCACCAAGTGATTTTCAAGAAGTTGAAGGGGAAACCGAAGAAAGACGCCGTGCTCGAATGGAACGACACCAAAGGACCCAAGAACGTGCT CAAAAGGCTTTGGCTGAGAAGAATGCTCGAGATCTTGAAGCTCAAAGGGAACAATCCGAGAGACAT AGGATTGCTGAAACACTTGATGCTGAGATTAAACGTTGGGCAGCGGGGAAAGAAGGAAACTTGCGTGCTCTCCTGTCAACACTGCAATAC GTTTTATGGTCAGAGTGTGGCTGGCAGCCTGTTTCTTTGACCGACTTAATTACTGGTGCAGCGGTCAAAAAGGTTTACAGAAAGGCTACATTGTGCATTCATCCAGACAAAGTGCAGCAGAAGGGTGCCACTTTGCAGCAGAAATATGTTGCGGAGAAGGTGTTTGATCTGTTGAAG GAAGCTTGGAACAAGTTGAATTCAGAAGAGCTTTTTTAA
- the LOC130817976 gene encoding auxilin-related protein 2-like isoform X5: MASSVIDDPFVVLDSSSTSVSSTSGTFVDPFEEFGNFNRSGRKTAENSSRGVFDDLDPLGGFGNSGPTFSAETKVEEKNTNAFGTESTVYGRKTSVGDDASQKSSVRSPEIGFEKKMPAENQAEPSIFEMPSVRAETSWSTPHVSFPVHSNASFMESNSHGYVSPSSEENVGSSEDIWLTVSEVPLFTQPAATPPPSRPPPPRPARFSRGESGSFPASNVHKKVNEYSTYPGSVSNIQSPKSTPSGAKGSFASPIDELEEFAMGVKQSDVDASSNVRSSEDYASSSVAAASAAAMKQAMERAEAKFRHAKGVRERENAKASRSRESMHVEKEETPAFKASEREFKENQERLERERKQKEREEEERRQREEEEKRRVAKESEEKEREKRRIERERELARQAVERVAKEARERAAIEARSRAERVAVQRAQAEARERAEKAAVQRAQAEARERAAAGAKERAEKAASEAREKAKAEAREREAREKEAREREAREKEARERAASAVRLNQQNNENDLESSFNMGRASSAPRPRAASSDPFETQFQSKPAPQTTRTSVNSSSSMRKASSSTNIVDDLSSIFGGPSSPSDFQEVEGETEERRRARMERHQRTQERAQKALAEKNARDLEAQREQSERHRIAETLDAEIKRWAAGKEGNLRALLSTLQYVLWSECGWQPVSLTDLITGAAVKKVYRKATLCIHPDKVQQKGATLQQKYVAEKVFDLLKEAWNKLNSEELF; this comes from the exons ATGGCTTCAAGTGTAATAGATGATCCTTTTGTTGTCCTAGACTCAAGTTCAACTTCGGTGTCATCTACCTCTGGGACCTTTGTTGATCCTTTTGAGGAGTTTGGTAATTTTAACAGGTCTGGGAGAAAAACAGCTGAAAATTCAAGTAGGGGAGTCTTTGATGATTTGGATCCCCTTGGTGGCTTTGGAAATTCTGGGCCTACATTTTCAGCTGAGACCAAGGTGGAAGAAAAGAATACAAATGCTTTTGGGACAGAATCCACAGTTTATGGAAGAAAAACTTCAGTTGGTGATGATGCAAGCCAAAAGTCTTCTGTAAGAAGCCCTGAAATAGGTTTTGAGAAAAAGATGCCGGCTGAGAATCAAGCAGAACCCAGTATCTTTGAGATGCCTTCAGTGCGTGCAGAAACTAGTTGGTCTACACCACATGTTTCGTTCCCTGTTCATAGCAATGCTAGCTTTATGGAGTCAAACTCTCATGGGTATGTCTCTCCTAGTTCTGAGGAAAATGTGGGATCATCCGAGGATATATGGCTCACTGTATCAGAAGTTCCTCTCTTTACACAACCTGCAGCTACTCCACCTCCTTCAAGACCACCACCTCCAAGACCAGCTCGTTTTTCTAGAGGGGAATCTGGTTCTTTTCCTGCTTCAAATGTGCACAAAAAAGTTAATGAGTATTCTACATATCCTGGTTCTGTATCAAATATCCAGTCTCCAAAATCAACTCCTTCTGGGGCAAAAGGATCTTTTGCTTCTCCCATTGATGAGCTGGAGGAATTTGCTATGGGAGTGAAGCAAAGTGATGTGGATGCAAGCTCAAATGTCCGATCCAGTGAAGATTATGCCTCCAGTTCTGTCGCAGCTGCATCTGCTGCAGCCATGAAGCAAGCCATGGAAAGAGCCGAAGCTAAATTTAGGCATGCAAAGGGAGTAAGAGAGAGAGAAAATGCAAAGGCCTCTAGGAGCAGGGAATCTATGCATGTTGAAAAGGAGGAGACTCCTGCATTCAAGGCTTCTGAGAGAGAATTTAAGGAAAATCAAGAACGGCTAGAACGTGAACGGAAACAAAAGGAAAGGGAAGAGGAAGAAAGAAGACAAAGGGAGGAAGAGGAGAAAAGGCGTGTTGCGAAAGAGTCGGAGGaaaaagagagagagaagaGGAGAATTGAGAGGGAAAGGGAGCTCGCCAGGCAGGCTGTTGAAAGGGTTGCAAAGGAAGCACGTGAAAGAGCAGCTATTGAAGCTCGTAGCAGGGCTGAAAGGGTCGCTGTTCAGCGAGCACAAGCTGAAGCCCGAGAACGTGCTGAAAAGGCTGCAGTACAGAGGGCACAGGCTGAGGCACGAGAGAGGGCGGCTGCTGGGGCTAAGGAAAGAGCTGAAAAGGCTGCTTCTGAAGCAAGGGAAAAGGCGAAAGCTGAAGCGCGTGAGAGGGAAGCCAGGGAGAAAGAAGCACGTGAGAGAGAAGCCCGGGAGAAAGAAGCTCGTGAGAGAGCTGCCTCTGCGGTGAGATTAAATCAAcagaacaatgaaaatgatCTTGAATCATCCTTTAACATGGGCCGAGCCAGCAGTGCACCAAGGCCTAGGGCTGCTTCATCG GATCCATTTGAAACTCAGTTTCAGAGTAAACCAGCTCCTCAAACAACCAGAACCTCTGTTAATTCCTCCTCCAGCATGAGAAAAGCATCTTCTTCAACAAATATTGTAGACGATCTAAGTTCAATATTTGGAG GTCCCTCATCACCAAGTGATTTTCAAGAAGTTGAAGGGGAAACCGAAGAAAGACGCCGTGCTCGAATGGAACGACACCAAAGGACCCAAGAACGTGCT CAAAAGGCTTTGGCTGAGAAGAATGCTCGAGATCTTGAAGCTCAAAGGGAACAATCCGAGAGACAT AGGATTGCTGAAACACTTGATGCTGAGATTAAACGTTGGGCAGCGGGGAAAGAAGGAAACTTGCGTGCTCTCCTGTCAACACTGCAATAC GTTTTATGGTCAGAGTGTGGCTGGCAGCCTGTTTCTTTGACCGACTTAATTACTGGTGCAGCGGTCAAAAAGGTTTACAGAAAGGCTACATTGTGCATTCATCCAGACAAAGTGCAGCAGAAGGGTGCCACTTTGCAGCAGAAATATGTTGCGGAGAAGGTGTTTGATCTGTTGAAG GAAGCTTGGAACAAGTTGAATTCAGAAGAGCTTTTTTAA
- the LOC130817976 gene encoding auxilin-related protein 2-like isoform X4 yields the protein MKRVIFLVLMICCQALVVEVPLLLADSSSTSVSSTSGTFVDPFEEFGNFNRSGRKTAENSSRGVFDDLDPLGGFGNSGPTFSAETKVEEKNTNAFGTESTVYGRKTSVGDDASQKSSVRSPEIGFEKKMPAENQAEPSIFEMPSVRAETSWSTPHVSFPVHSNASFMESNSHGYVSPSSEENVGSSEDIWLTVSEVPLFTQPAATPPPSRPPPPRPARFSRGESGSFPASNVHKKVNEYSTYPGSVSNIQSPKSTPSGAKGSFASPIDELEEFAMGVKQSDVDASSNVRSSEDYASSSVAAASAAAMKQAMERAEAKFRHAKGVRERENAKASRSRESMHVEKEETPAFKASEREFKENQERLERERKQKEREEEERRQREEEEKRRVAKESEEKEREKRRIERERELARQAVERVAKEARERAAIEARSRAERVAVQRAQAEARERAEKAAVQRAQAEARERAAAGAKERAEKAASEAREKAKAEAREREAREKEAREREAREKEARERAASAVRLNQQNNENDLESSFNMGRASSAPRPRAASSDPFETQFQSKPAPQTTRTSVNSSSSMRKASSSTNIVDDLSSIFGGPSSPSDFQEVEGETEERRRARMERHQRTQERAQKALAEKNARDLEAQREQSERHRIAETLDAEIKRWAAGKEGNLRALLSTLQYVLWSECGWQPVSLTDLITGAAVKKVYRKATLCIHPDKVQQKGATLQQKYVAEKVFDLLKEAWNKLNSEELF from the exons ATGAAAAGGGTAATATTCCTAGTTTTGATGATTTGTTGCCAGGCTTTGGTAGTGGAAGTGCCACTTCTTCTAGCAG ACTCAAGTTCAACTTCGGTGTCATCTACCTCTGGGACCTTTGTTGATCCTTTTGAGGAGTTTGGTAATTTTAACAGGTCTGGGAGAAAAACAGCTGAAAATTCAAGTAGGGGAGTCTTTGATGATTTGGATCCCCTTGGTGGCTTTGGAAATTCTGGGCCTACATTTTCAGCTGAGACCAAGGTGGAAGAAAAGAATACAAATGCTTTTGGGACAGAATCCACAGTTTATGGAAGAAAAACTTCAGTTGGTGATGATGCAAGCCAAAAGTCTTCTGTAAGAAGCCCTGAAATAGGTTTTGAGAAAAAGATGCCGGCTGAGAATCAAGCAGAACCCAGTATCTTTGAGATGCCTTCAGTGCGTGCAGAAACTAGTTGGTCTACACCACATGTTTCGTTCCCTGTTCATAGCAATGCTAGCTTTATGGAGTCAAACTCTCATGGGTATGTCTCTCCTAGTTCTGAGGAAAATGTGGGATCATCCGAGGATATATGGCTCACTGTATCAGAAGTTCCTCTCTTTACACAACCTGCAGCTACTCCACCTCCTTCAAGACCACCACCTCCAAGACCAGCTCGTTTTTCTAGAGGGGAATCTGGTTCTTTTCCTGCTTCAAATGTGCACAAAAAAGTTAATGAGTATTCTACATATCCTGGTTCTGTATCAAATATCCAGTCTCCAAAATCAACTCCTTCTGGGGCAAAAGGATCTTTTGCTTCTCCCATTGATGAGCTGGAGGAATTTGCTATGGGAGTGAAGCAAAGTGATGTGGATGCAAGCTCAAATGTCCGATCCAGTGAAGATTATGCCTCCAGTTCTGTCGCAGCTGCATCTGCTGCAGCCATGAAGCAAGCCATGGAAAGAGCCGAAGCTAAATTTAGGCATGCAAAGGGAGTAAGAGAGAGAGAAAATGCAAAGGCCTCTAGGAGCAGGGAATCTATGCATGTTGAAAAGGAGGAGACTCCTGCATTCAAGGCTTCTGAGAGAGAATTTAAGGAAAATCAAGAACGGCTAGAACGTGAACGGAAACAAAAGGAAAGGGAAGAGGAAGAAAGAAGACAAAGGGAGGAAGAGGAGAAAAGGCGTGTTGCGAAAGAGTCGGAGGaaaaagagagagagaagaGGAGAATTGAGAGGGAAAGGGAGCTCGCCAGGCAGGCTGTTGAAAGGGTTGCAAAGGAAGCACGTGAAAGAGCAGCTATTGAAGCTCGTAGCAGGGCTGAAAGGGTCGCTGTTCAGCGAGCACAAGCTGAAGCCCGAGAACGTGCTGAAAAGGCTGCAGTACAGAGGGCACAGGCTGAGGCACGAGAGAGGGCGGCTGCTGGGGCTAAGGAAAGAGCTGAAAAGGCTGCTTCTGAAGCAAGGGAAAAGGCGAAAGCTGAAGCGCGTGAGAGGGAAGCCAGGGAGAAAGAAGCACGTGAGAGAGAAGCCCGGGAGAAAGAAGCTCGTGAGAGAGCTGCCTCTGCGGTGAGATTAAATCAAcagaacaatgaaaatgatCTTGAATCATCCTTTAACATGGGCCGAGCCAGCAGTGCACCAAGGCCTAGGGCTGCTTCATCG GATCCATTTGAAACTCAGTTTCAGAGTAAACCAGCTCCTCAAACAACCAGAACCTCTGTTAATTCCTCCTCCAGCATGAGAAAAGCATCTTCTTCAACAAATATTGTAGACGATCTAAGTTCAATATTTGGAG GTCCCTCATCACCAAGTGATTTTCAAGAAGTTGAAGGGGAAACCGAAGAAAGACGCCGTGCTCGAATGGAACGACACCAAAGGACCCAAGAACGTGCT CAAAAGGCTTTGGCTGAGAAGAATGCTCGAGATCTTGAAGCTCAAAGGGAACAATCCGAGAGACAT AGGATTGCTGAAACACTTGATGCTGAGATTAAACGTTGGGCAGCGGGGAAAGAAGGAAACTTGCGTGCTCTCCTGTCAACACTGCAATAC GTTTTATGGTCAGAGTGTGGCTGGCAGCCTGTTTCTTTGACCGACTTAATTACTGGTGCAGCGGTCAAAAAGGTTTACAGAAAGGCTACATTGTGCATTCATCCAGACAAAGTGCAGCAGAAGGGTGCCACTTTGCAGCAGAAATATGTTGCGGAGAAGGTGTTTGATCTGTTGAAG GAAGCTTGGAACAAGTTGAATTCAGAAGAGCTTTTTTAA
- the LOC130817976 gene encoding auxilin-related protein 2-like isoform X1 → MNDFQGLLSSDYGFKPQGKAAPMASSKSTSISSNSKSNSTFNFEIGGTKSSSSSSSSSFIDDHETPFRSNRKTNSNDFADLGDVFFSKKVDNNNNSSKVNNSVNFDSIFGGDGGGGGGGDSGPRFSSLPVFDKPVCDDDISSSMTYDDIFSSSTTRKGDAFDDLLGGLGNKEQQSLRSVGTGSVSKGNEKGNIPSFDDLLPGFGSGSATSSSRISSDASRMASSVIDDPFVVLDSSSTSVSSTSGTFVDPFEEFGNFNRSGRKTAENSSRGVFDDLDPLGGFGNSGPTFSAETKVEEKNTNAFGTESTVYGRKTSVGDDASQKSSVRSPEIGFEKKMPAENQAEPSIFEMPSVRAETSWSTPHVSFPVHSNASFMESNSHGYVSPSSEENVGSSEDIWLTVSEVPLFTQPAATPPPSRPPPPRPARFSRGESGSFPASNVHKKVNEYSTYPGSVSNIQSPKSTPSGAKGSFASPIDELEEFAMGVKQSDVDASSNVRSSEDYASSSVAAASAAAMKQAMERAEAKFRHAKGVRERENAKASRSRESMHVEKEETPAFKASEREFKENQERLERERKQKEREEEERRQREEEEKRRVAKESEEKEREKRRIERERELARQAVERVAKEARERAAIEARSRAERVAVQRAQAEARERAEKAAVQRAQAEARERAAAGAKERAEKAASEAREKAKAEAREREAREKEAREREAREKEARERAASAVRLNQQNNENDLESSFNMGRASSAPRPRAASSDPFETQFQSKPAPQTTRTSVNSSSSMRKASSSTNIVDDLSSIFGGPSSPSDFQEVEGETEERRRARMERHQRTQERAQKALAEKNARDLEAQREQSERHRIAETLDAEIKRWAAGKEGNLRALLSTLQYVLWSECGWQPVSLTDLITGAAVKKVYRKATLCIHPDKVQQKGATLQQKYVAEKVFDLLKEAWNKLNSEELF, encoded by the exons atgaACGATTTTCAAGGTTTATTGTCCAGCGATTATGGCTTTAAACCTCAAGGTAAAGCTGCTCCAATGGCATCTTCTAAATCGACTTCTATttcttcaaattcaaagtcaaatTCAACATTTAATTTCGAGATCGGAGGTACCAAatcgtcttcttcttcttcttcttcttcttttatcGATGATCATGAAACCCCATTTCGTTCTAATCGCAAAACGAATTCAAATGATTTTGCCGATTTAGGTGatgttttttttagtaaaaaggttgataataataataattcttcaAAGGTTAATAATTCGGTGAATTTTGACTCCATTTTTggtggtgatggaggtggtggtGGAGGAGGTGATTCTGGGCCGAGGTTTTCGTCATTGCCTGTTTTTGATAAGCCGGTTTGTGATGATGATATTTCGAGCTCCATGACGTATGATGATATATTTTCCTCTTCCACTACAAGGAAGGGGGATGCATTTGATGATCTTTTAGGAGGGTTAGGGAATAAGGAGCAGCAGTCGTTGAGGTCAGTAGGGACAGGTTCGGTGTCGAAGGGGAATGAAAAGGGTAATATTCCTAGTTTTGATGATTTGTTGCCAGGCTTTGGTAGTGGAAGTGCCACTTCTTCTAGCAG GATTTCATCAGATGCTAGTAGAATGGCTTCAAGTGTAATAGATGATCCTTTTGTTGTCCTAGACTCAAGTTCAACTTCGGTGTCATCTACCTCTGGGACCTTTGTTGATCCTTTTGAGGAGTTTGGTAATTTTAACAGGTCTGGGAGAAAAACAGCTGAAAATTCAAGTAGGGGAGTCTTTGATGATTTGGATCCCCTTGGTGGCTTTGGAAATTCTGGGCCTACATTTTCAGCTGAGACCAAGGTGGAAGAAAAGAATACAAATGCTTTTGGGACAGAATCCACAGTTTATGGAAGAAAAACTTCAGTTGGTGATGATGCAAGCCAAAAGTCTTCTGTAAGAAGCCCTGAAATAGGTTTTGAGAAAAAGATGCCGGCTGAGAATCAAGCAGAACCCAGTATCTTTGAGATGCCTTCAGTGCGTGCAGAAACTAGTTGGTCTACACCACATGTTTCGTTCCCTGTTCATAGCAATGCTAGCTTTATGGAGTCAAACTCTCATGGGTATGTCTCTCCTAGTTCTGAGGAAAATGTGGGATCATCCGAGGATATATGGCTCACTGTATCAGAAGTTCCTCTCTTTACACAACCTGCAGCTACTCCACCTCCTTCAAGACCACCACCTCCAAGACCAGCTCGTTTTTCTAGAGGGGAATCTGGTTCTTTTCCTGCTTCAAATGTGCACAAAAAAGTTAATGAGTATTCTACATATCCTGGTTCTGTATCAAATATCCAGTCTCCAAAATCAACTCCTTCTGGGGCAAAAGGATCTTTTGCTTCTCCCATTGATGAGCTGGAGGAATTTGCTATGGGAGTGAAGCAAAGTGATGTGGATGCAAGCTCAAATGTCCGATCCAGTGAAGATTATGCCTCCAGTTCTGTCGCAGCTGCATCTGCTGCAGCCATGAAGCAAGCCATGGAAAGAGCCGAAGCTAAATTTAGGCATGCAAAGGGAGTAAGAGAGAGAGAAAATGCAAAGGCCTCTAGGAGCAGGGAATCTATGCATGTTGAAAAGGAGGAGACTCCTGCATTCAAGGCTTCTGAGAGAGAATTTAAGGAAAATCAAGAACGGCTAGAACGTGAACGGAAACAAAAGGAAAGGGAAGAGGAAGAAAGAAGACAAAGGGAGGAAGAGGAGAAAAGGCGTGTTGCGAAAGAGTCGGAGGaaaaagagagagagaagaGGAGAATTGAGAGGGAAAGGGAGCTCGCCAGGCAGGCTGTTGAAAGGGTTGCAAAGGAAGCACGTGAAAGAGCAGCTATTGAAGCTCGTAGCAGGGCTGAAAGGGTCGCTGTTCAGCGAGCACAAGCTGAAGCCCGAGAACGTGCTGAAAAGGCTGCAGTACAGAGGGCACAGGCTGAGGCACGAGAGAGGGCGGCTGCTGGGGCTAAGGAAAGAGCTGAAAAGGCTGCTTCTGAAGCAAGGGAAAAGGCGAAAGCTGAAGCGCGTGAGAGGGAAGCCAGGGAGAAAGAAGCACGTGAGAGAGAAGCCCGGGAGAAAGAAGCTCGTGAGAGAGCTGCCTCTGCGGTGAGATTAAATCAAcagaacaatgaaaatgatCTTGAATCATCCTTTAACATGGGCCGAGCCAGCAGTGCACCAAGGCCTAGGGCTGCTTCATCG GATCCATTTGAAACTCAGTTTCAGAGTAAACCAGCTCCTCAAACAACCAGAACCTCTGTTAATTCCTCCTCCAGCATGAGAAAAGCATCTTCTTCAACAAATATTGTAGACGATCTAAGTTCAATATTTGGAG GTCCCTCATCACCAAGTGATTTTCAAGAAGTTGAAGGGGAAACCGAAGAAAGACGCCGTGCTCGAATGGAACGACACCAAAGGACCCAAGAACGTGCT CAAAAGGCTTTGGCTGAGAAGAATGCTCGAGATCTTGAAGCTCAAAGGGAACAATCCGAGAGACAT AGGATTGCTGAAACACTTGATGCTGAGATTAAACGTTGGGCAGCGGGGAAAGAAGGAAACTTGCGTGCTCTCCTGTCAACACTGCAATAC GTTTTATGGTCAGAGTGTGGCTGGCAGCCTGTTTCTTTGACCGACTTAATTACTGGTGCAGCGGTCAAAAAGGTTTACAGAAAGGCTACATTGTGCATTCATCCAGACAAAGTGCAGCAGAAGGGTGCCACTTTGCAGCAGAAATATGTTGCGGAGAAGGTGTTTGATCTGTTGAAG GAAGCTTGGAACAAGTTGAATTCAGAAGAGCTTTTTTAA